The Nocardioides humi genome includes a region encoding these proteins:
- a CDS encoding response regulator, producing the protein MSTPIRVALVDDQPLVRMGLATLVAAEPDLELAGEAGDGREGLALLRRTTPDVVLCDIRMPVLDGLGMLAAVAADPALAGVKVVMLTTFELDEYVFEALRNGASGFLLKDAEPTAILDAVRVVADGGSLLAPSVTRTVIDHFGASRPERPHPRLGDLTERESEILGWVATGRSNAEIAAELVVSPDTVRTHVSRAMVKLQARDRAQLVVFAIESGLRRPQER; encoded by the coding sequence ATGAGCACCCCCATCCGGGTCGCGCTCGTCGACGACCAGCCGCTGGTCCGGATGGGCCTGGCCACCCTGGTCGCCGCCGAGCCGGACCTCGAGCTCGCCGGCGAGGCGGGAGACGGGCGCGAGGGGCTGGCGCTGCTGCGTCGTACGACGCCCGACGTGGTGCTCTGCGACATCCGGATGCCCGTCCTCGACGGCCTCGGCATGCTCGCCGCGGTCGCCGCGGACCCCGCGCTGGCCGGGGTGAAGGTGGTGATGCTGACGACCTTCGAGCTCGACGAGTACGTCTTCGAGGCGCTCCGCAACGGCGCCAGCGGGTTCCTGCTCAAGGACGCCGAGCCGACGGCGATCCTCGACGCGGTCCGGGTCGTCGCCGACGGCGGCTCCCTGCTCGCCCCCTCCGTCACCCGCACCGTGATCGACCACTTCGGCGCCAGCCGCCCCGAGCGCCCGCACCCGCGGCTCGGCGACCTCACCGAGCGGGAGAGCGAGATCCTCGGCTGGGTGGCGACCGGGCGCTCCAACGCGGAGATCGCGGCCGAGCTGGTCGTCAGCCCGGACACCGTCCGCACCCACGTCAGCCGGGCGATGGTGAAGCTGCAGGCGCGGGACCGCGCGCAGTTGGTGGTGTTCGCCATCGAGTCCGGGCTGCGACGTCCGCAGGAACGCTGA
- a CDS encoding sensor histidine kinase: MDTNMWLAKRWWLIPVAVIITAGSVAVTLGHDGQYDAGFFERVPAVVLAALAAVSLLTLDRWPPMLVATGALSGGYFALGGENGPIFFALIVASFVLATRRPFRSWLPLLAVAAVLLWAGLLVRGLRWDDLAVGAWQSVGIGALVSSAIAIGTVLRQGRAAWVDRTARAATEEQLRMAQDLHDGVGHGLAVIAMQAGVALHVLDRDPGAARTSLEAIRTTSREALDALRAELATIAGEPAPRRPASGVEAIPALVERVRSAGLRLEVIGEPGELTPQVGEAAYAVLQEALTNVLRHAAAGTATIAWERGSDTVALRVSDDGRGGAVQDEGMGIGGMRSRVEALGGTFRAGPLDHGGFEVTAVLPR; encoded by the coding sequence ATGGACACGAACATGTGGCTGGCCAAGCGCTGGTGGCTGATCCCGGTCGCCGTGATCATCACCGCCGGATCGGTGGCGGTGACCCTCGGCCACGACGGGCAGTACGACGCCGGCTTCTTCGAGCGGGTGCCCGCCGTGGTGCTGGCCGCGCTCGCCGCGGTCTCGCTGCTCACCCTCGACCGGTGGCCGCCGATGCTGGTCGCGACCGGCGCGCTGAGCGGCGGCTACTTCGCCCTCGGCGGCGAGAACGGACCGATCTTCTTCGCGCTCATCGTGGCGTCCTTCGTGCTCGCCACCCGGCGGCCGTTCCGCTCCTGGCTCCCGCTGCTGGCGGTGGCCGCGGTGCTGCTCTGGGCGGGCCTGCTCGTCCGCGGCCTGCGCTGGGACGACCTCGCCGTCGGCGCCTGGCAGTCGGTCGGCATCGGCGCGCTGGTGTCGTCGGCGATCGCGATCGGCACCGTGCTGCGCCAGGGCAGGGCCGCGTGGGTGGACCGCACCGCACGGGCCGCCACCGAGGAGCAGCTGCGGATGGCGCAGGACCTGCACGACGGCGTCGGCCACGGCCTGGCCGTGATCGCCATGCAAGCCGGCGTCGCGCTGCACGTCCTGGACCGGGACCCGGGCGCCGCGCGGACCAGCCTCGAGGCGATCCGCACGACCAGCCGCGAGGCGCTCGACGCGCTGCGCGCCGAGCTGGCGACGATCGCCGGCGAGCCCGCCCCGCGCCGCCCCGCCTCGGGTGTCGAGGCGATCCCGGCGCTGGTGGAGCGGGTGCGCTCGGCCGGGCTGCGGCTGGAGGTGATCGGCGAGCCCGGCGAGCTCACGCCGCAGGTCGGCGAGGCGGCGTACGCCGTGCTGCAGGAGGCGCTGACCAACGTGCTCCGGCACGCGGCGGCCGGCACCGCCACCATCGCGTGGGAGCGCGGCTCCGACACGGTCGCGCTGCGGGTCTCCGACGACGGGCGCGGCGGCGCGGTGCAGGATGAGGGCATGGGCATCGGCGGCATGCGCTCCCGGGTCGAGGCGCTCGGCGGCACCTTCCGGGCCGGCCCGCTGGACCACGGCGGGTTCGAGGTCACGGCGGTGTTGCCCCGATGA
- a CDS encoding pyridoxamine 5'-phosphate oxidase family protein gives MNVALEPTDRTRIRRGRNRAVPDRAALLALLADGLVAHLGVTVGDHPVVLPTAYAVDPGGPDEGGTLYVHGSVAATWLRSSEGATVCVTVTELDGLVAGRSAFHHSMNYRSAVVIGRARLVDDADEHRHALDLIVDHMIPGRAATLRPSSRKELAATAVLAVPLHEASMKARAGGPVDEPEDVVAGVWGGHLPVCRVVDDAVPASDNLPGLSVPADVAARTRWRTPPTARGPAPAASPSPG, from the coding sequence ATGAACGTCGCCCTGGAGCCCACCGACCGCACCCGGATCCGCCGCGGCAGGAATCGGGCGGTGCCGGACCGCGCCGCGCTGCTCGCCCTCCTCGCGGACGGCCTGGTCGCCCACCTCGGCGTCACGGTCGGCGACCACCCGGTCGTGCTGCCGACCGCCTACGCGGTCGACCCGGGCGGCCCCGACGAGGGCGGCACGCTCTACGTCCACGGCTCCGTGGCGGCCACCTGGCTGCGCTCCTCCGAAGGCGCGACCGTGTGCGTCACCGTCACCGAGCTGGACGGCCTGGTCGCCGGCCGCTCCGCCTTCCATCACTCGATGAACTACCGCTCCGCCGTCGTCATCGGCCGCGCGCGCCTCGTCGACGACGCCGACGAGCACCGGCACGCCCTCGACCTGATCGTCGACCACATGATCCCGGGCCGCGCCGCCACCCTGCGCCCCAGCAGCCGCAAGGAGCTGGCGGCGACCGCCGTGCTCGCCGTACCGCTCCACGAGGCGTCGATGAAGGCTCGTGCCGGCGGTCCGGTCGACGAGCCGGAGGACGTGGTGGCGGGCGTGTGGGGCGGCCACCTGCCGGTGTGCCGGGTCGTCGACGACGCCGTCCCGGCGAGCGACAACCTGCCCGGGCTCAGCGTTCCTGCGGACGTCGCAGCCCGGACTCGATGGCGAACACCACCAACTGCGCGCGGTCCCGCGCCTGCAGCTTCACCATCGCCCGGCTGA
- a CDS encoding ABC transporter permease, producing MSTLTATTRSTRAELMRLRAWPAVWITLGAWLLLSLMFGYLFTYLSYTSGTPTFADEGTTQAQQLAQLMPAAVPDVFLQGMPMFGGALMMVLGALVAGNGYGWGTWKTVFSQGVRRTPAVVGSAAALTVFVLATLVVTLAFDMGVSLVITATEGQDVVMPSLGSVAEAFGAGFLVLEMWAVLGFALGTIARGPALSVGLGLVWALVVENLLRGVGQLLGWVESLTEVLPGTSAGSLIGSIVGTGDGDGTPGVLDTVPGDRAALTVAVYVVLAVVVSVVLVRRRDVA from the coding sequence ATGAGCACCCTGACCGCGACCACCCGCAGCACGCGCGCCGAGCTGATGCGGCTGCGCGCCTGGCCGGCCGTGTGGATCACGCTCGGCGCGTGGCTGCTGCTGAGCCTGATGTTCGGCTACCTGTTCACCTACCTCTCCTACACCAGCGGCACCCCGACCTTCGCCGACGAGGGCACCACGCAGGCCCAGCAGCTCGCGCAGCTGATGCCCGCCGCCGTGCCGGACGTGTTCCTCCAGGGCATGCCGATGTTCGGCGGCGCGCTGATGATGGTGCTCGGCGCCCTGGTCGCCGGGAACGGCTACGGCTGGGGCACCTGGAAGACGGTGTTCTCCCAGGGCGTGCGTCGTACGCCGGCCGTGGTCGGCTCCGCCGCCGCGCTGACCGTCTTCGTCCTCGCCACCCTGGTCGTCACCCTCGCCTTCGACATGGGGGTCTCGCTGGTCATCACGGCGACCGAGGGCCAGGACGTCGTGATGCCGTCGCTCGGATCGGTCGCCGAGGCGTTCGGCGCCGGCTTCCTGGTGCTGGAGATGTGGGCGGTGCTCGGCTTCGCCCTCGGCACGATCGCCCGCGGCCCGGCCCTCTCGGTCGGCCTCGGCCTGGTCTGGGCCCTCGTCGTCGAGAACCTGCTCCGCGGCGTCGGCCAGCTGCTCGGCTGGGTGGAGTCGCTCACCGAGGTGCTGCCCGGCACCTCCGCCGGCTCGCTGATCGGCTCGATCGTCGGCACCGGCGACGGCGACGGCACTCCCGGCGTCCTCGACACCGTCCCCGGCGACCGGGCGGCCCTCACCGTCGCGGTGTACGTCGTGCTCGCGGTGGTCGTCAGCGTCGTGCTGGTCCGGCGGCGCGACGTGGCCTGA
- a CDS encoding PLP-dependent aminotransferase family protein: MLDAGTPWIDPRHAAVWRRAWREVSTATPPRGYDDPRGLPDLRALLAERLGRTRGLAVGPDEVRVTGGTGAGLRHLLAVLPREPVAVEDPGYRAAVATIRESGRDVRDLPALDPVTDLGGCAAAYVTPAHQHPLGRVLPAADRLTLLETARRDGALVVEDDYDSEFRYDVAPVPALASLDRGRVAYLGTASKAILPSLRLGWAVLPDRLLDAYDAHRELTHDAPAWPVQRALVTLLRDGYVDAVVRSARRVYAERAPRVVAALEPYAELAGPVAGMYSTWLLPHARAVRVRAAAEAAGFRVNLLRDYCRTARLSGLVVGFGGPTDAELDRALDVLAAALSAPRPRRSPSPRRS; encoded by the coding sequence ATGCTCGACGCGGGCACGCCCTGGATCGACCCGCGGCATGCCGCGGTCTGGCGCCGGGCCTGGCGCGAGGTGTCGACGGCCACGCCGCCGCGCGGGTACGACGACCCGCGCGGCCTGCCCGACCTGCGGGCGCTGCTCGCCGAGCGGCTCGGCCGCACCCGCGGACTGGCCGTCGGGCCCGACGAGGTGCGGGTCACCGGCGGCACCGGCGCCGGGCTGCGGCACCTGCTGGCCGTGCTGCCGCGCGAGCCGGTCGCGGTCGAGGACCCCGGCTACCGGGCCGCGGTCGCGACCATCCGGGAGTCGGGCCGGGACGTGCGCGACCTGCCCGCGCTGGACCCGGTCACCGACCTCGGCGGCTGCGCGGCGGCGTACGTCACCCCGGCGCACCAGCACCCGCTCGGCCGGGTGCTGCCCGCCGCCGACCGGCTCACCCTGCTGGAGACCGCGCGCCGCGACGGGGCGCTGGTGGTCGAGGACGACTACGACTCCGAGTTCCGCTACGACGTCGCGCCGGTGCCCGCGCTCGCCTCGCTCGACCGCGGCCGGGTCGCCTACCTCGGCACCGCGTCCAAGGCGATCCTGCCGTCCCTGCGGCTGGGCTGGGCGGTGCTGCCCGACCGCCTCCTCGACGCCTACGACGCCCACCGCGAGCTGACCCACGACGCGCCGGCGTGGCCGGTGCAGCGGGCGCTGGTGACTCTGCTCCGCGACGGGTACGTCGACGCGGTGGTCCGCTCGGCGCGTCGGGTCTACGCCGAGCGGGCGCCGCGGGTCGTCGCCGCCCTCGAGCCGTACGCCGAGCTGGCCGGCCCGGTCGCCGGCATGTACTCCACCTGGCTGCTGCCCCACGCCCGTGCGGTCCGGGTGCGCGCCGCGGCCGAGGCGGCGGGGTTCCGGGTCAACCTGCTGCGCGACTACTGCCGCACGGCCCGGCTCAGCGGCCTGGTCGTCGGCTTCGGCGGCCCCACCGACGCCGAGCTGGACCGGGCGCTGGACGTGCTGGCGGCGGCGCTCAGCGCGCCGCGCCCGCGCCGGAGTCCGAGTCCGCGCCGATCCTGA
- the serC gene encoding phosphoserine transaminase, translating into MTDIQIPAELKPADGRFGAGPSKIQTSHLDALAATGDTLMGTSHRQAPVKNTVGRVREGLAALFELPDGYQVVLGNGGATAFWDIATHGLIEQKSQHLSFGEFSSKFAKAAELAPWLDAPSVVKSDPGSRPEAVAEAGVDAYAWAHNETSTAVMAPVVRPEGADEGALVLVDATSGAGGLPVDLTEADVYYFAPQKCFASDGGLWIALMSPAALDRAARIAASERHIPAFFDLPTAIDNSAKNQTYNTPSVATLFLMAEQLDWMNSQGGLKGMVERTTASSDALYGWAERTSYTTPYVADPSHRSLVIGTIDFESRLDAAEVAKVLRANGIVDTEPYRKLGRNQLRIAMYPAVDPADVEALTRSIEYVVERL; encoded by the coding sequence GTGACCGACATCCAGATCCCTGCAGAGCTCAAGCCCGCCGACGGCCGCTTCGGCGCGGGCCCGTCGAAGATCCAGACCAGCCACCTCGACGCGCTGGCCGCGACCGGCGACACCCTGATGGGCACGTCGCACCGGCAGGCGCCGGTGAAGAACACGGTGGGCCGGGTCCGGGAGGGACTCGCGGCGCTGTTCGAGCTGCCCGACGGCTACCAGGTGGTGCTCGGCAACGGCGGCGCGACGGCGTTCTGGGACATCGCGACCCACGGCCTGATCGAGCAGAAGTCGCAGCACCTGTCCTTCGGCGAGTTCTCGAGCAAGTTCGCGAAGGCCGCGGAGCTCGCGCCGTGGCTGGACGCCCCGAGCGTCGTCAAGAGCGACCCGGGCTCGCGGCCCGAGGCGGTCGCCGAGGCCGGCGTCGACGCCTACGCCTGGGCGCACAACGAGACCTCGACCGCCGTGATGGCGCCGGTCGTGCGGCCCGAGGGCGCCGACGAGGGGGCGCTCGTGCTCGTCGACGCCACGTCGGGCGCGGGCGGCCTGCCGGTCGACCTGACCGAGGCCGACGTCTACTACTTCGCCCCGCAGAAGTGCTTCGCCTCCGACGGCGGCCTGTGGATCGCGCTCATGTCGCCGGCCGCGCTCGACCGCGCGGCCCGGATCGCGGCGAGCGAGCGGCACATCCCGGCGTTCTTCGACCTGCCGACCGCGATCGACAACTCGGCGAAGAACCAGACCTACAACACCCCCTCGGTCGCCACGCTGTTCCTCATGGCCGAGCAGCTGGACTGGATGAACAGCCAGGGCGGCCTCAAGGGCATGGTCGAGCGGACCACCGCCTCGTCGGACGCGCTCTACGGCTGGGCCGAGCGCACGTCGTACACGACGCCCTATGTCGCGGACCCGAGCCACCGCTCGCTGGTCATCGGCACCATCGACTTCGAGTCTCGGCTGGACGCCGCTGAGGTGGCGAAGGTCTTGCGCGCCAACGGCATCGTCGACACCGAGCCGTACCGCAAGCTCGGCCGCAACCAGCTCCGGATCGCGATGTACCCCGCCGTCGACCCCGCCGACGTCGAGGCGCTGACGAGGTCGATCGAGTACGTCGTCGAGCGCCTCTGA
- a CDS encoding Uma2 family endonuclease — translation MDDVLTLSRRREEAAPSVHHHRGTSWKEHRCGPCPRSHDVQMPKRVRVPDVMVVTERPSGKITDQVPVVVAEVLSRDTRSIDLVDKWEEYAAFGIAQYWVLDPERRTLRLLRLVDGAWEETHLLDSDNDTAVVTVGDHGSVQLDLGEILGG, via the coding sequence GTGGACGATGTCCTGACGTTGTCTCGCCGCCGGGAGGAGGCGGCACCTTCCGTGCACCACCATCGCGGTACATCATGGAAGGAGCACCGATGTGGTCCATGTCCGAGGAGTCACGATGTCCAGATGCCCAAGCGGGTCCGGGTGCCCGACGTGATGGTGGTGACCGAGCGTCCCTCCGGCAAGATCACCGACCAGGTGCCGGTCGTCGTCGCGGAGGTGCTCTCCCGCGACACCCGGTCGATCGATCTCGTCGACAAGTGGGAGGAGTACGCCGCCTTCGGCATCGCGCAGTACTGGGTGCTCGACCCCGAGCGCCGTACCCTCCGGCTGCTCCGGCTGGTCGACGGCGCCTGGGAGGAGACGCACCTGCTCGATTCCGACAACGACACTGCCGTGGTCACCGTCGGCGACCACGGCAGCGTGCAGCTGGACCTCGGGGAGATCCTCGGCGGCTGA
- a CDS encoding ABC transporter ATP-binding protein: protein MNAQATTVASTESLTKVYGDRVAVDQVSMTVRRGEVYGFLGPNGAGKTTTLRMLLGLIRPTSGTASAISPVGALIEGPGFFPYLSGRANLRTLARYRGFADAEVERVLERVDLADRGDDRFKGYSLGMKQRLGVAAALMGDPDLIVLDEPTNGLDPAGMADMRALVVDLARGGQTVLLSSHLLAEVQEICDRVGIIHQGRLLREGGVAELRGGVSIRLRATPEADALAVAMRLAGDDGVRRTDDGALLLTLPPDDAPRVARELVGAGVDVHEITAAERSLEEVFFEMTSARRR from the coding sequence ATGAACGCACAGGCAACCACGGTGGCCTCCACCGAGAGCCTCACCAAGGTGTACGGCGACCGCGTCGCCGTGGACCAGGTGAGCATGACCGTCCGTCGTGGCGAGGTGTACGGCTTCCTGGGACCGAACGGCGCCGGGAAGACCACCACGCTGCGCATGCTGCTGGGCCTGATCCGGCCGACGTCCGGTACGGCGAGCGCGATCTCGCCCGTCGGCGCGCTGATCGAGGGTCCCGGCTTCTTCCCCTATCTCTCCGGCCGCGCGAACCTGCGCACCCTGGCCCGGTACCGCGGCTTCGCCGACGCCGAGGTCGAGCGGGTGCTGGAGCGGGTCGACCTCGCCGACCGCGGCGACGACAGGTTCAAGGGCTACTCGCTCGGCATGAAGCAGCGCCTCGGCGTCGCGGCCGCCCTGATGGGCGACCCGGACCTGATCGTCCTCGACGAGCCGACCAACGGCCTCGACCCCGCCGGCATGGCCGACATGCGGGCGCTCGTGGTCGACCTGGCCCGGGGCGGGCAGACCGTGCTGCTCTCCAGCCATCTGCTCGCCGAGGTGCAGGAGATCTGCGACCGGGTCGGCATCATCCACCAGGGCCGGCTGCTCCGCGAGGGGGGCGTCGCGGAACTGCGGGGCGGCGTCTCGATCCGGCTGCGGGCGACCCCCGAGGCCGACGCCCTGGCCGTCGCGATGCGGCTGGCCGGCGACGACGGCGTCCGTCGTACCGACGACGGCGCCCTGCTGCTCACCCTGCCGCCGGACGACGCCCCGCGGGTCGCCCGCGAACTGGTCGGCGCCGGCGTCGACGTCCACGAGATCACCGCTGCCGAGCGCAGCCTCGAGGAGGTCTTCTTCGAGATGACCTCCGCCCGAAGGAGATGA